One window of the Clostridia bacterium genome contains the following:
- a CDS encoding helix-turn-helix transcriptional regulator — protein MNIEYEKQVGANIRTLRNKNNYTQDQLAAKLQIYGCDITRSALAKIEVGQRHLYPDEIKALKEIFNVSYDLILN, from the coding sequence ATGAATATAGAATATGAAAAACAAGTAGGAGCAAATATTAGAACTCTTAGAAATAAAAATAATTATACACAAGACCAGTTGGCTGCAAAACTGCAGATTTATGGTTGTGATATTACAAGAAGCGCACTTGCAAAAATTGAAGTAGGTCAGCGTCATCTTTATCCAGACGAAATTAAAGCATTAAAAGAAATTTTTAATGTTTCTTATGACTTAATTCTTAACTAA